The DNA segment gcacatacaatctgcatggcgcggccatctccgccgtctgcgatctccctataaATGTATGCAAGCCACCGTCACTGCCAACTCGTCTCATGTTATGCCTGTTCATAAAAACTTCCGTTGTTTTTTGGGATTTTGTTGCTCGCGCCCACTCTGCTCACCGCGTAATTCGAGGCAGCGCCCTTAGTTAAATTTGTGTAAATAAAATGAGATGgattaaatatatttgtatattgatCAATTTATGAGATTGTtaactgtaaatattttaaaatgcaataaatattaaattattttaatgttatcaaaatatgttttattatatttaatttcctttatgtagttattatttatgttatgtaCTGtcgatgaggcgttttacgtaCCCGAAATACTAGAGTTATGATGTCGCGTCGATGCCTACGTGCGTTACGTACTCGCCCGTAAAACGCAcgagtcgagatacttgggAGCCATTGCAGCATCCAGACTCCAGTACTACGCGCGAGTCCGTTGCGAATGGACGTATTTGATTGGAGGCTGGAGCGTGATATGTTCGAGTCATGTTTGTAGTGTAAAAACGCGGTATCTGGATGCAATAGAAGTTGGACAGGTCACTTAGTATGAGTCCgcaaatgtaataataattataatagaggTATTCTAATGAACAATgaatttacaattttaaagaaatgaatgaatttaataaaattaaataactctaGTAAAAATTGTCTCAATTAGCCCTAAAAGAAGAAAAGGAGTTCAGAGAAGAACAAAAAATAGTTTGGGTTATATAAGTTATATTTCTAAAGTTAAAACTAGTAACGTCCCCTGTCTCGTCTTCTTTCAGCTTCATACCGCTCCCGTCGCTCCTTCTCTCTATCTCTTTCCCGCACGCGTTCCCTGTCTCTTTCCCTCTCTCGTTCTCTCTCGCGCTCGCGTCGGCGATCACGCTCTCTACTCCTTGATCTCTCCCTCTTTCTGTCTTTGTCTCGTCGTTCCCGCTCCCTAGACCTGGAATATGAAAAATTATaagacatttggccgaaatttGAATTACTATCAGAACAAGCTCATTattcagtttttttaaattaaaaaaatattggaagTCTCAGaattttaaaatcttttctctcgacaatttcatttacactgcttttacatattttgttttatatagaAAAAGAATTTAGGCACTATctaatgattaaaaaatatacattatctCAAAAGGTAAATTCCATTTTTATAAGCAactgtgggaatatgcgtggcaACCACAATGGAatatcttccgaccgagcgaggtgtaaTGCTCGGTCAAGTGGGAGCCTACGTGGTATATTTCAGCTCGCATATATAATATACGGACGCGCTTAGataacttcgatagcgcgatgcaggaatgttagacaacaataaaaaaatatgaactgTAAGAATGGTCAAcgattgttataattttttattaccttTCTCGTCTTCTATCTTTGTCTCTTCTATCCTTatcctttttattttctttggcTTCAGCGTCTGCATTGTCATCATCTGAAAGCATTTCTTCATCCAAATCATCATCAAGAGCAGAAACTTTTGGATCTAGCTCATTGTTCTCTTCTAAGATATTTCGTTTTTGTATTCTGGGTAATATCACATCACACAGGCGCTCCTCCCGAAGCAGTTCGTCAATGAATTCATCCATATGAACAATTTCAAACTGTCCCTCGCGAGTTTGCCGCCGTAACTTCCTATTGTCGTTGTACAGAGGTTCCAAATATTTATAACAATCTACCGACGAACCTGTTAATCGCATATAAAAAGCCCCAAGAGCGCGAACATACTTGAACTCTTCGTTTTTAATAAACTCAACCACAATGTCCTTTTCAGGTTGGATCTGTAGCATTTTCAAGACTAAACACAGGAAAGGTGTGGGGTAAATGAATCCCCCATGCACACCGCCAACATACCGCAGTTCCATAGCTTTGTCGACTAGCAGTTCCGCTGTTAGGGCGAAGCATTCTTCCTTCCAATATTTAGAATCGTAAATTCGCGATCTTATAATTTTTTCTATCAAATATTGTGGATTTGTTCCCCTGACAGATTTAGCGTCCTTCACCGTGCGATTCGCCATTTTTGAAGTGACAAACTGACAATTATGACATTGACAGATATACCTCGCATAGACAATTAAAAAATGACAAAAGCTTTTTTATCTTGTACTAAGTCATGCAAACTggcaaacataataatttgtgTACGCCGATcgaaacataaattattttaattcataGCCCAAAAACTAATAAATGACCAACTTAGTCTATgggtaaaagtaataatatacagtctgtcaaaaaagtcatgatattaaaaagtggcaacatcgtagtgtcatccctttcaaatcaatctaagaaaaaagggatgacactacgatgttgccactttttaattttatgacttttttgacagactgtacagcTGTacgcaatgatgaaaaactcaaagcagatcatattatgttactaccgcgcgcgttgcgaagattcaaatacggcccaattgggccgtctgttgtttagtctgcatcgagcgcagtcacgaacgtgctgcgtcttgtcttacctaaataaattgaaaatgacttcgtgcgtgtttcgaaaatgtaccaattatgactcgaaagtaaacaaaacacatggaatctcttaccacatgtcttgattgcaataaatacctcgattatttacattttcaattattttttcgaacaatctggaaaaaatcgaattttcatcatagctcaggcgaagaaagagacagcgatacgattcgacgcattcgacgtttaaaaatagaactgtctttttatgtaaatggtttttcatatcttttgtttcacttatctgtcaaatttgtcaatgtttgcaattttgaatttgaaaattgttcggaagagatttaagccggaaaatagtatggacgtaacatatctgtttgagtagaatatcattggctgTACGCTAAAGCACTTatgcgcttattccacttgtcctatttaggaagtcctagctaggattctaaatcggaaaaaatgtGGCTTCTAGCTGACTAAATCAGTGCTGCCAAatgtttcaaccttttatctgtagtgggaactgctaaatctgtattaaagtcaattaattatattatgttataagatctggaatccattcgaaggttatttcttaagtctgctggttccaagtagttcagaaagttcataattcataatttttcgtggagcaaaaattctttcaaccatctttttcgccttttatttatttttattttcattgagccaacagctaaacCTATGAGAAGACCgatttttgttgctttgatagaactggagccattatgaagacgtctgaccaaaatgacaactgatttagtcactaaattaggacaagtggaataagaaacTTCTAAtaattagtctcctatgtaggatcctagctaggacttctaatttataggacaagtggaataagcgcttattccacttatcctatcTAGTTAAgacgtcctagctaggataagtggaataagcacTTAAACGCTTTAGCGACTATCAAAATGGtagtttaaaaaaactaaaagtcAGATAACCGCAAAGCGCGCTGTCGcctgtcaaattaaaaatccaaaaaaaacgGTTTTGTTGTGAATTGTTCACCAATATGTTTAATTTCAAAGTTTAAATAGTCGACGATATCTAACGAAATCATACTAATAAAGTCGTAAGATTAACGTCCTTTGCTTCAGTCTTCCCATCTAAAATAGCGTTATAATGCAGAAGAGTAAGAAAAAGAAGGGCGATGAAGAACCGATGGATGTTGATGAGAATCCCAACCAAGCAAACGGCAACGGAGACCTCGATGATGAAATTGATCATATATCCGATGATGAAGAGGGAGGAACCAGGATAGGAGACATATACATACCTCCAGCACCGAAACCAGCTCTCACATTTGATACAACTGGCCCTAGGTTGATAATAACTCACATAGTAAATGAAAACTTTAAAAGTTACGCCGGAGTACAAGTTCTGGGTCCTTTCCATAAAGTACGTAAAAGTTAAATCTATacaatttgtttacaatatattgttatataagAAAGTTTGTTAcctaatattgtgtttttttcagagttttacagccATCATTGGGCCCAACGGCAGTGGAAAGAGCAATGTGATAGATTCCATGTTGTTTGTATTTGGCTACCGAGCCACTAAAATCAGGTCAAAGAAGATTTCAGTGCTCATCCACTCTTCAAGCAAATTCCCAAACATTACTAATGCCAGTGTTGCTGTACACTTCTGCCAAATCATTGATGGGGTATTATTACTTGTTGTTTTTATGTATatcagtatattatattttatgtctaacTTCTAATTAAATCACATTGTCTAATTAGTTTACCATTTCTATTGGAGAATGCTATTTTGCTGCTTCAGCTTGCATATTTTCTGAccatttacaatttacatcaaTTAAGTACTTTTATTAGAAAGTTTacattaattacttttattttaggaaGGAGAAGAGTTCACCGTAGTACCAAACAGTGAGATTGTGGTCGCGCGCACAGCACACAAAGACAACTCGTCATATTACACACTAAACGGAAGAAGAGTGCAGTTCAAAGAAGTTGCTAAAATGTTGAGATCTAATGGCATTGATTTAGatcacaatagatttttaattttacaggtGAGTTCTATACAAAACTTtctcaatgaaaatattaaatactaactAAAAGAGGCATGAAATGTGATAGCAGTTGtattattttagaatattttcaTTGAAAAAATTGAAGTTTCTATTGTCTTAAAAGTTTGGGAACCGcatgataaatattatgtaacagtaTTTTCTTGTTAGCTGTAGTAAATCATAACAAACATGTTTTTTGTTTCAGGGAGAAGTAGAACAAATTGCCATGATG comes from the Aricia agestis chromosome 6, ilAriAges1.1, whole genome shotgun sequence genome and includes:
- the LOC121728361 gene encoding pre-mRNA-splicing factor 38-like, with the protein product MANRTVKDAKSVRGTNPQYLIEKIIRSRIYDSKYWKEECFALTAELLVDKAMELRYVGGVHGGFIYPTPFLCLVLKMLQIQPEKDIVVEFIKNEEFKYVRALGAFYMRLTGSSVDCYKYLEPLYNDNRKLRRQTREGQFEIVHMDEFIDELLREERLCDVILPRIQKRNILEENNELDPKVSALDDDLDEEMLSDDDNADAEAKENKKDKDRRDKDRRRERSRERERRDKDRKRERSRSRERDRRRERERERERERDRERVRERDREKERRERYEAERRRDRGRY